One stretch of Streptomyces sp. 135 DNA includes these proteins:
- a CDS encoding S8 family peptidase translates to MRLSARCAYVALLLLLPLTAVPASAAEPSPKEPARSAPAPLRTTSAPIPDQYIVTLKPDTPSTATQITQQVGATALHEYQRVLRGFAAKLDAKQLAAVRGLPEVAAVEQDATITATPLRADRVPAASWGLDRIDQPYLPLDRQFNVNSTGAGATAYIFDTGIDYRHAEFGGRAVPGFDAMGDGRNGQDCNGHGTHVAGTVGGANYGVARQARLVSVRVLGCDGRGSYSGMIAGFDWVAQHARQPAVLNGSLGGPRSDAVNRAATALSDRGVLPVVAAGNDAVDACNVSPASADRVLTVGATDPQDQQASFSNHGRCLDMYAPGTGIISARLGGGSVALDGTSMASPHVAGVATLLKARYPSATSAQVYSWVVDKSVKGILSVSPASPNRLVQTAGL, encoded by the coding sequence ATGAGGCTGTCCGCCCGCTGCGCCTACGTAGCGCTGCTCCTGCTGCTCCCCCTCACCGCCGTCCCGGCCTCGGCCGCCGAACCGAGCCCGAAGGAGCCGGCGCGCTCCGCCCCCGCACCCCTGCGGACCACGTCGGCGCCCATCCCGGACCAGTACATCGTCACCCTGAAGCCCGACACCCCCTCGACGGCCACCCAGATCACCCAGCAGGTCGGCGCCACCGCGCTCCACGAGTACCAGCGGGTGCTGCGCGGCTTCGCGGCCAAGCTCGACGCGAAGCAGCTCGCGGCCGTGCGCGGCCTTCCCGAGGTGGCGGCCGTCGAGCAGGACGCGACGATCACCGCGACCCCGCTTCGCGCGGACCGTGTCCCGGCCGCCAGCTGGGGCCTGGACCGCATCGACCAGCCCTACCTCCCGCTCGACCGGCAGTTCAACGTCAACAGCACCGGCGCCGGCGCCACGGCGTACATCTTCGACACCGGCATCGACTACCGGCACGCGGAGTTCGGCGGCCGCGCCGTGCCCGGCTTCGACGCGATGGGCGACGGCAGGAACGGCCAGGACTGCAACGGCCACGGCACGCATGTCGCGGGCACCGTTGGCGGGGCGAACTACGGAGTCGCCCGGCAGGCGCGGCTGGTCAGCGTCCGCGTCCTCGGCTGCGACGGCAGGGGATCGTACTCCGGCATGATCGCCGGCTTCGACTGGGTGGCGCAGCACGCCCGGCAGCCCGCGGTCCTCAACGGCTCCCTCGGCGGCCCGCGCAGCGACGCCGTCAACCGGGCCGCGACCGCGCTCTCGGACCGCGGCGTCCTGCCGGTGGTCGCGGCGGGCAACGACGCGGTCGACGCGTGCAACGTCTCTCCCGCGAGCGCCGACCGGGTCCTCACCGTCGGGGCGACCGACCCCCAGGACCAGCAGGCGAGCTTCTCCAACCACGGCCGCTGCCTGGACATGTACGCCCCCGGCACCGGCATCATCTCGGCCAGGCTCGGCGGCGGCAGCGTGGCGCTGGACGGCACGTCCATGGCCAGTCCGCACGTCGCCGGTGTCGCCACCCTCCTCAAGGCGCGCTACCCCTCGGCGACCTCCGCCCAGGTGTACTCCTGGGTGGTCGACAAGTCGGTGAAGGGCATCCTCTCGGTGTCTCCCGCCTCTCCCAACCGCCTGGTGCAGACCGCCGGGCTCTGA
- a CDS encoding ABC transporter permease subunit, translating to MAQSTARPRAAAERPPAPAGAAPPAKDSVPRVPLRHRLRRDRVLLLMVLPALLLLLVFNYVPLIGNVVAFQDYDPYIADNAFQAMSQSPWIGFEHFRHMAEDRLFWQAVRNTLAIFVIQLTLFFPVPVLLALFINSFVRPRVRAVAQAILYLPHFFSWVLVITVFQQMFGGAGLIAQVLRDHGHEGFDLMTDPGLFKFLITFEVIWKDAGWGVIVFLAALAAVSPDLYEAAAMDGASRWRRIWHIQLPALRPVVALLLVLQVGNALTVGFEQILLQRTAVGPTASEVLDTYVWNTGLDNGNFGYGAAIGIVKGVFGLLMVLGANKAAHLMGEQGVYKR from the coding sequence ATGGCGCAGAGCACGGCTCGCCCCCGCGCCGCCGCCGAGCGGCCGCCCGCACCCGCCGGTGCGGCGCCCCCCGCCAAGGACTCCGTGCCCCGTGTCCCGCTCCGCCACCGGCTGCGCCGGGACCGCGTGCTGCTCCTGATGGTGCTGCCCGCGCTGCTGCTCCTGCTCGTCTTCAACTACGTACCGCTGATCGGCAACGTGGTCGCCTTCCAGGACTACGACCCCTACATCGCGGACAACGCCTTCCAGGCGATGTCGCAGAGCCCCTGGATCGGCTTCGAGCACTTCCGGCACATGGCCGAGGACCGGCTGTTCTGGCAGGCGGTCCGCAACACCCTCGCCATCTTCGTGATCCAGCTGACGCTGTTCTTCCCGGTCCCGGTGCTGCTCGCGCTCTTCATCAACAGCTTCGTGCGCCCCCGGGTGCGGGCCGTGGCCCAGGCGATCCTCTACCTCCCGCACTTCTTCTCCTGGGTGCTCGTCATCACGGTCTTCCAGCAGATGTTCGGCGGCGCCGGCCTCATCGCGCAGGTGCTGCGCGACCACGGCCACGAGGGCTTCGACCTGATGACCGACCCGGGCCTGTTCAAGTTCCTGATCACCTTCGAGGTGATCTGGAAGGACGCGGGCTGGGGCGTCATCGTCTTCCTCGCCGCTCTCGCCGCGGTCAGCCCCGATCTGTACGAGGCCGCCGCGATGGACGGCGCGAGCCGCTGGCGGCGCATCTGGCACATCCAACTGCCCGCCCTGCGCCCGGTCGTGGCCCTGCTGCTCGTCCTCCAGGTCGGCAACGCGCTCACGGTCGGCTTCGAACAGATCCTGCTCCAGCGCACCGCGGTGGGCCCCACGGCCTCCGAGGTCCTGGACACGTACGTGTGGAACACCGGTCTCGACAACGGCAACTTCGGCTACGGCGCCGCCATCGGCATCGTCAAGGGTGTCTTCGGCCTCCTGATGGTGCTCGGCGCCAACAAGGCCGCCCACCTCATGGGCGAACAGGGGGTGTACAAGCGGTGA
- a CDS encoding carbohydrate ABC transporter permease — MSVLNFGIEPGSRSGLRPVWEEPPTRAGLATKGVTLTLVCLAVLFPVWVVVVTSLSSVKTITETGGLVVIPRGVTFIHYQELLGGGQVSRATLVSVGVTVVGTLFSMVVSVLCAYGLSRPGSVLHRPILLLIVATMFFGAGLIPTYLVVQGLGLTDTYLSLILPSALNVFNILVLRAFFMGTAQELIESARIDGAGDLRILWRIVMPLSRAVLAVITLFYAVGYWSAWFNASIYLSDPDMMPLQNVMQQLVIKQQRPTGLSQAINTGHLSPLAIQMAVMVLALLPVAVLSPFVQRHFKQGMLTGAVKG, encoded by the coding sequence GTGAGCGTGCTCAACTTCGGCATCGAGCCGGGCAGCAGGTCCGGGCTGCGCCCGGTGTGGGAGGAGCCGCCGACCAGGGCCGGGCTCGCCACCAAGGGCGTGACGCTGACCCTGGTCTGCCTGGCCGTCCTCTTCCCGGTGTGGGTCGTGGTCGTCACCAGCCTCTCCTCGGTGAAGACGATCACCGAGACGGGCGGCCTGGTGGTGATCCCCCGCGGCGTCACCTTCATCCACTACCAGGAGCTGCTCGGCGGCGGCCAGGTCTCGCGGGCCACGCTCGTCAGCGTGGGCGTCACGGTCGTCGGCACGCTCTTCAGCATGGTGGTGTCCGTCCTGTGCGCGTACGGCCTCTCCCGCCCGGGGTCCGTGCTGCACCGCCCGATCCTGCTGCTGATCGTCGCCACGATGTTCTTCGGGGCCGGGCTGATCCCGACGTATCTGGTGGTGCAGGGCCTCGGGCTCACGGACACGTATCTGTCGCTGATCCTGCCGAGCGCGCTGAACGTCTTCAACATCCTCGTGCTGCGGGCGTTCTTCATGGGCACGGCCCAGGAGCTGATCGAGAGCGCCCGCATCGACGGGGCCGGGGACCTGCGCATCCTGTGGCGGATCGTCATGCCGCTGTCCCGTGCGGTGCTCGCGGTGATCACGCTCTTCTACGCGGTGGGGTACTGGAGCGCCTGGTTCAACGCCTCGATCTACCTCAGCGACCCGGACATGATGCCGCTCCAGAACGTCATGCAGCAGCTGGTGATCAAGCAGCAGCGGCCGACCGGCCTCAGCCAGGCGATCAACACCGGGCATCTGTCACCGCTCGCCATCCAGATGGCCGTGATGGTCCTCGCGCTGCTGCCGGTCGCCGTCCTCTCGCCGTTCGTGCAGCGGCATTTCAAGCAGGGCATGCTCACCGGCGCAGTGAAGGGCTGA
- a CDS encoding LacI family DNA-binding transcriptional regulator, protein MVTLAEVARHAGVSASTVSYVLSGKRSISTGTRERVERSIQQLGYHPNAGARALASSRSNVIALMMPLRTDMYVPVMMEIAIAVATTARAHGYDVLLLTGDEGPQTVRRVTASGLADAMILMDVELDDERLPLLRDSPRPAVLIGLPADTSGLTCVDLDFVATGALCVEHLAGLGHRDIAVIGEAPAVYERHTGFAERTLDGLRGKARELGVRLLHRPCEAGYGPTSATLARVFDERPGTTGFVVQNESAVEPLLGLLRQQGRAVPEDVSVIAVCPDQVALQASVRLTSVSIPAEEMGRRAVERIVAKLAGQGEDDVTLIAPELTVRASSGSAPA, encoded by the coding sequence ATGGTCACCCTCGCCGAGGTCGCCAGGCACGCCGGAGTCTCGGCCAGCACGGTGAGCTACGTCCTCAGCGGCAAGCGGTCGATCTCGACCGGCACCCGGGAGCGCGTCGAACGCAGCATCCAGCAGCTCGGCTACCACCCGAACGCGGGCGCACGCGCCCTGGCCAGCAGCAGATCCAACGTCATCGCGCTGATGATGCCGCTGCGCACCGACATGTACGTACCGGTGATGATGGAGATCGCCATCGCCGTCGCCACCACGGCCCGCGCCCACGGCTACGACGTACTGCTCCTGACCGGCGACGAGGGCCCCCAGACCGTGCGCCGCGTCACCGCCAGCGGACTCGCCGACGCCATGATCCTCATGGACGTCGAACTGGACGACGAGCGGCTCCCGCTGCTGCGCGACAGCCCGCGGCCCGCCGTCCTCATCGGGCTGCCCGCCGACACCTCCGGACTCACCTGCGTGGACCTCGACTTCGTCGCGACGGGCGCGCTCTGCGTGGAGCACCTGGCCGGGCTCGGCCACCGCGACATCGCCGTCATCGGCGAGGCACCCGCCGTCTACGAACGGCACACCGGCTTCGCCGAACGCACCCTCGACGGGCTGCGCGGCAAGGCCCGCGAACTGGGCGTGCGGCTGCTGCACCGGCCCTGCGAGGCGGGGTACGGGCCGACATCGGCCACCCTCGCCCGGGTCTTCGACGAGCGGCCGGGCACCACGGGCTTCGTGGTGCAGAACGAGTCGGCCGTGGAGCCGCTGCTCGGACTGCTGCGCCAGCAGGGCAGGGCGGTCCCCGAGGACGTGTCGGTGATCGCGGTCTGCCCGGACCAGGTGGCCTTGCAGGCATCGGTGCGGCTCACCTCGGTCTCCATCCCCGCCGAGGAGATGGGGCGCAGAGCCGTGGAGCGCATCGTCGCCAAGCTGGCGGGGCAGGGCGAGGACGACGTCACGCTGATCGCCCCGGAACTGACGGTGCGGGCCAGCTCGGGAAGCGCCCCGGCCTGA
- a CDS encoding beta-galactosidase, translating to MPSLHDSTRGRILFGGDYNPEQWPEEVWTQDARLMREAGVNSVTLGVFSWAKLEPRPGAREFGWLDRLMDLMHEHGVGVVLATPTSAPPPWLGRLHPETLPRDEDGQVEWWGSRQHFAHSSAAYRRFAAAITQDLAARYARHPALTMWHINNEYCTYDWGETAAAAFRRWLRARYGTLDALNSTWGTAFWGQSYDAWEEILPPRRAHYMKNPTQVLDFKRFTSDALLECYLAERDIVRAHTPHLPVTTNFMPLWQGQDGWKWAGQEDVVSVDLYPDPRDPLGGRHGALVQDLTRSQAGGGPWMLMEQAAGPVNWRGVNHPKPAGLNRLWSWQAVARGADAVCYFQWRQSRQGAEKFHSGMLGHAGTEGRVFQEVKRLGAELARVGPRVSGARVSAEVAVLHDWDSWWAGQQDGRPSARLDHAQMLGAWHAALWEAHLTTGFAHPEHDLSAYGMVVVPHLYLLTDPAIDNLVAYVRRGGTLVCGFFTGVADGDDRVRPGGMDARLRALLGIRTVHEWWPLEDEESVDCGEFTGTLWSEELTAGDDAGVEARYRGGELDGLPAVLRRGRAWYVSTLPEPTALRDLLARAAARAGVRPPLDGLPREVEAVRRGDLLFLLHHGRGEVSVAVPGRYRELLSGEPAEGTVTLGRYGVAVLEEAPGRPHRVEGR from the coding sequence ATGCCTTCCCTCCACGACTCCACCCGCGGCCGGATCCTGTTCGGCGGCGACTACAACCCCGAGCAATGGCCCGAGGAGGTCTGGACGCAGGACGCGCGGCTGATGCGGGAGGCCGGGGTCAACTCCGTCACGCTCGGCGTCTTCTCCTGGGCGAAGCTCGAACCCCGGCCAGGCGCCCGGGAGTTCGGCTGGCTCGACCGGCTGATGGACCTGATGCACGAGCATGGCGTCGGTGTCGTCCTCGCCACGCCGACCTCCGCTCCCCCGCCGTGGCTCGGCCGGCTCCACCCCGAGACGCTGCCGCGCGACGAGGACGGCCAGGTGGAGTGGTGGGGCTCGCGCCAGCACTTCGCGCACTCCAGCGCCGCCTACCGCCGCTTCGCCGCCGCCATCACTCAGGACCTGGCCGCGCGGTACGCCCGCCACCCGGCGCTCACGATGTGGCACATCAACAACGAGTACTGCACCTACGACTGGGGCGAGACGGCGGCCGCCGCGTTCCGCCGCTGGCTCCGGGCGAGGTACGGCACGCTCGACGCGCTCAATTCGACTTGGGGCACCGCCTTCTGGGGCCAGAGCTACGACGCCTGGGAGGAGATCCTGCCGCCCCGCCGCGCCCACTACATGAAGAACCCCACGCAGGTCCTCGACTTCAAGCGCTTCACATCGGACGCCCTCCTCGAGTGCTACCTCGCCGAGCGCGACATCGTCCGCGCCCACACCCCGCACCTGCCGGTCACCACCAACTTCATGCCGCTGTGGCAGGGCCAGGACGGCTGGAAGTGGGCCGGGCAGGAGGACGTCGTCTCGGTCGACCTCTACCCCGACCCGAGGGACCCGCTCGGCGGGCGGCACGGGGCGCTCGTCCAGGACCTCACCCGCTCCCAGGCGGGCGGCGGCCCCTGGATGCTGATGGAGCAGGCGGCGGGCCCGGTCAACTGGCGCGGCGTGAACCACCCGAAGCCGGCCGGCCTCAACCGCCTCTGGTCCTGGCAGGCCGTGGCGCGCGGCGCCGACGCGGTCTGCTACTTCCAGTGGCGGCAGTCACGCCAGGGCGCCGAGAAGTTCCACTCCGGGATGCTCGGCCACGCGGGCACGGAGGGCCGCGTCTTCCAGGAGGTCAAGCGCCTCGGCGCGGAACTCGCCCGCGTCGGCCCACGGGTGAGCGGCGCCCGCGTGAGCGCCGAGGTGGCGGTCCTGCACGACTGGGACTCCTGGTGGGCGGGGCAGCAGGACGGCCGCCCCTCTGCCCGCCTCGACCACGCCCAGATGCTCGGCGCCTGGCACGCGGCCCTGTGGGAGGCGCACCTCACGACCGGCTTCGCCCACCCCGAGCACGACCTGTCGGCGTACGGCATGGTCGTCGTCCCGCACCTCTATCTCCTCACCGACCCCGCGATCGACAACCTCGTCGCGTACGTACGCCGGGGCGGCACCCTCGTCTGCGGCTTCTTCACGGGGGTGGCCGACGGCGACGACCGGGTGCGCCCCGGCGGCATGGACGCCCGGCTGCGGGCGCTCCTCGGCATCCGGACCGTGCACGAGTGGTGGCCGCTGGAGGACGAGGAGAGCGTCGACTGCGGCGAGTTCACCGGCACCCTCTGGTCGGAGGAGCTGACCGCCGGGGACGACGCGGGCGTGGAGGCCCGCTACCGGGGCGGTGAACTCGACGGGCTCCCCGCGGTGCTCCGCCGGGGCCGCGCCTGGTACGTCTCCACGCTCCCCGAGCCGACCGCCCTGCGCGATCTGCTGGCCCGGGCCGCGGCACGGGCAGGCGTACGGCCTCCCCTCGATGGCCTCCCCCGGGAAGTGGAGGCCGTGCGCCGCGGCGACCTGCTGTTCCTCCTGCACCACGGCCGCGGTGAGGTGAGCGTCGCGGTGCCGGGGCGGTACCGCGAGCTGCTGAGCGGTGAGCCGGCCGAGGGGACTGTCACGCTGGGGCGGTACGGGGTGGCCGTCCTGGAGGAGGCGCCGGGGCGGCCCCACCGGGTCGAGGGCCGGTGA